A window of Sebastes umbrosus isolate fSebUmb1 chromosome 6, fSebUmb1.pri, whole genome shotgun sequence genomic DNA:
TACAGTATTTGGTTCTATGACAAGAGGGACTGTCAACGCATCGCTCAGCTGATGGTCAAGTAAGCAGCCAGACATGTGTTTACCTAATCTGTTTGGATGAAATGGGACAGAGCACTGTCAGCTATTCCGATTTGTTTGGATCACATTTGGTGTTGGCTTTAAAAAGCAGCGCTACTTTCATCACAAGGAGTATTTGAATCCACATTTGACAAAGCAAATAGGTGTGCAGACTATATGTCACACTTTAACTATCCCCCAGGATTGTGAAACTAGAGGCAGGCCACGCCCAAAGAGAATCGCCAGAGAGGGTAGAGCCGGGGAGGACAAATGGTGTCGCAGAACCACGACCCATCGACATCCTGGAACTGCTCAGCAAAGCCAAGGAGGAATACCAGAGAGTAaggaggcaaacacacacacattacatgtTATTTAGGTTCTTACAGTAGCACTTCTGTTTAGCTTGTTACGTATTTTTAGTACCGTCATTGTTATTTCTTACCTATATGTAGCCATTGCAGATTATACATACAAAATGTGAACCTGGATCAGAGACTGTACATTGACTGAGTAAAAATGTAGCATTTGTTTAACCTCTTAAACACTGACTGAAACATTTTCACAGGTCTGACTCAGCAGATACAGACTCACACATGTGCATATCTGAGATTACAGTGGTACTAAATCTGGGATTATTTCAGGTCTGGGGGCGTCTGTTTAAGCATCTGGGGATGAAGTCTGAATTTATGCCTTGTCCAGTTGCCAAACTCCGGCTTTTAGTGGCTTTTagtctatatatatttatcctctggctcttttttaaatattgaaaataccatttcatgtgtgtgtgtgatgcaggcTCAGGCAGGTGAAACAGACGTGTCTGCAGAGCCTAATGTGAAAGCAGCTATCAACGCCACAGAGCATGCGCACAGCACACCAAAACCCGAAAAGGTACATACATTACACAAACATGTATGCAAAGGTttgatatttattcatttatctatatctttttattttgagaGCGTTGTCATCCTGTTAACTCCTACATATGGAGACTGTGGAGGAGGACAAAGAGATGGTGCAtgtttttgggtttttttctgacaattttttgACAAAGATTATTTCATGCGAGCAGAAAAAAAGCAGTATTTTGATAGAATGATATGCAAAATGCATTTTCTTAATTTATACCTAGGAATTCAATCAGGAAGGAGTTTAAGGATCGAGAATATGGACGCACAACTTAGTCCCAGTTAGCAAAATACTGGAAGCTCCAGCACTATCgaatctctttatttttatgCCGTTTTTAGACAATACATGGTCGGCATCTTATCACTAAACCAAGTGGGCTCCTCTTATTATCCCCTCCCCGTATGATTATGGTGTAATGAAGCTATTTTAGAATTGAATGTGATGTGACAAAAACTAAGGACATGTGCATTGATTTCAGTCGTCACCACCCAACTCCTGCAAACACTATAATTGACGGACAAGATGTTGAGATTGTTGAATCTTTCAAGTATTTGGGCATCATAGTTGACAACAAGTTGACCTTTGAGAGGAATACAGTTATGCTGAGTGAGAATAACCAgtagcatctttttttttgtcagaggaAGCTAGCCAAGTTCCAGGTTGACAGATCCCTGAGTACATTGTTTTATAAATCTACTGCTGTGGCACAACCAATTGCCCCTCTAGGACAAATAAAAGTCACGAACTTGAACTTGAATAATAAGGGAGTCCAATGTGGCATCCTCATATTGCTGGTTTTGTCgttttttattgatattcttTATATCAACCAAGTTGTTTTCTATGCATTTAATTTCCACCATCGCTCACAGATTTGTTCTTTTTACTCACCAGAGCTCTCGTACAATGGTGAAGCAGATCACAGTCGAGGAGCTCTTTGGCTCGTCCCTCCCTAAGGACCCCTCTCTACCCATGATGCCCACACAGAACACCATCACTGCTCCCAGTGACCCCTCCACTGCCTACCTCCAGAACCAGTCTTATCCCACTCCAGCCCACCAAAACCCACTCTTTCCTCCCCATCTCACGCCCCAAAACCCTGGGTCAAGTCAGCGGCACCCAGTCCCTGGCCTGCTCCCAGCTCCGTACCCGCTACACTCCACCCCTGTTTTCCAGTCAGTGGTCCCCAGGTCAGACCCCCAACCTCGATGCTCCGTCTCCCCTCTCATGGTGCTTCCAGCTGGCCCAGAGCCTCGTGCTGCTCCCCCTGGTCCTGCAGCACCATCAGCAGTTCCTACGGCCTATTTGGGACAAGAGATACTCAGCTCCCTCAAAGCGGCGGTGCCATCTGTGAATTCGGACATCCACAAACCCATCCTCGCACCCAACTTCCTGCCAAGCACGCTGTTTCCCCCTCACAGCTTCCGGGAGCCCATGGGGAAACCGCTTCTACAGCACAGCAAAGAGATGGATGTTTTCTCTCAGCCTCCAAACCTGATCAAGCCGATGTCTGTGAGTTCAACGGTTTTCTTAGCAGCAGTTTTTGTGGATCTGTAATTGCCCTCATCAGTATCTTCTCCCTCGTATATTTTTATACCACAACAAATTAGATGATAATCCATCCTATTGTTTGTTCTTGTCGTTTCTTCTCCTTTGTATCTCCCCGTCTTTCCTTTTCTATCCTCAGGCTGTCCCTATGAGTCCAGGTCTTGCTGTTCCAGGGCCGCCGATATCTGTGCTTCTCTCCCCCAGCGCCTTCCAGCAGTCCATGAGTAAGACAACAGCAGCATCATCGGTGGTCCCTCCTGCCCCCTCCGAGCCCTCCTGCTCCTCTGTAGGAGCTTTAGAGCCTCCACAAGCAGCCTGCAGCAAAACACAGCTACAGGATACTCTGATACACCTCATTAAGGTACACAACAAgcataaaatacaaatgttGGCAGGTTGGAGTGGAACAACTCCAAGCTAAAGCTGTTCTCCGTTACCTTACCATTATggtttcaaaaagaaaagactAGTGTAAAGTTGAAGGGTCAATTCACCCagattgcaaaaaaagaaaagctagtACAACACAACATTTTGGTTTAATTTCAGAGCGTAGAACTGTCCCATGGGACCAAGAACCTTGCCTTTCGATCAGAGGAACCAGGGACTAAATTTAGTTCCTGATGGCAAAACAGTCAGTGCTCCAGAGCTAGTACTCTCTGATAGTTCAGGTACTTTCAGGGCAGAGTTTGTTGGTGCTGAAAGttgctgattggtcaaacacaaaCCTGGCGGCAGCTACAACTTGTATACAtcttcattcacaaaaaaataagaaagtacAGGGTGTAATTAGTATCAATATTGGGATGAGGGGTGGACATTTCTTGATGTTTATTAAGCGTAAACACCAAGTTAGTCTTTGTGCAAGATAAAGAGAGACGAAGAGATAATGAATGAGAGAGGGAGCCGTGGTCGAGCGAGTTAGAGTGAATCAGAGAGAAGAAACGACAAGAGAACAAAGCAAATGACAGACCgaaataaaactatttactgATGGTTTCATGGCGGTTTACGAAGCTTTTAAGTTTTACAATTTATGTTTccaatgaaaaaaatgaattccGGTGaaaacacgcacacagacaggTGTAGTTTGTTCATTCCTCTCTTGTTTACTTCCTCCCCGTCTAGAACGACCCAGACTTCCTCGGTGCCATTCATGATGCTTACCTGCGGAGTCTGTCCAAGGACTTCAGCAACATGAAGCTATAGTCTCCTTCAACCATCACCACTGTTACTTTCAGCGCTACGACCCCTTTGTGACCTTTGAAGAATCCAGACCTTAATGGGAGTTAAAAGAAGTGCAGATAACAGGTTTTTGACACACTGTACACCACAACTCTTGAAAACTAGTCTGTGTTCTAAGGGTTATTATAGCATGCAGCGTGCCATTTTAACCCTCTGTTCCTGACACCGAACTTTGAGTTCTCACCTGAACACCGACGCTGTCCCGGCTACTCACGTTATCTTGGATCGACTTTTTGTCTGCTTTGTCAAAACTGAACTACGGTGGGAGAGGAGGACGAGATAAAACGTCCCAGTGTGGCCTTGAGCTTTCATTTCTACTTTATAAACATGATAAAACATTTGGCCACGAACTGGTAAAGATTTGCTGTTGCTGGTTTAATTCTCTTGAGGACGGGACCACAGCGGAGCTTCGGCGACCACAAATCTTTTGCAGCTTGAACATTATTGGAATCACTGACGCTGCTTCACTCGCTCATCTCACGTCTTTGGACTTCTCCCATTGCGAGAGTATGGGAACAGTGATAACACACTTACAGTTCATTAAGAGAAAGAGACCTCTGTGATCGGGACCACAGAACTGTTTTGGGGGTCTTTGCAGACGAACTGTTCCATCTGTGTGGCATTAAAAAGGACTGTTCGTTTTCCTTTTTTCACTTATTGAACCTTCTCCCTCGAAGTAATGCTGAGCCATCACAGTTTTTGTAGCAGTTTATCAGTGTGTCTTAATAAGGAGGAGATtgttgaggatttttttttttttcaacccttGTCCaaggaagataaaaaaaacttctGTCGTTGTTTGGAGAAGCACTTGCAGCTCAATCTAAGACTACGTTCCTCTCGgttgctttttttaatgttgtgttaCAGACTGTCCATAAAGACACAGAGACGAACGCACAAACCAGCTTCTTTGCTACCTTTTCCTTTCTCCGCGTTTCTCCCTACCCttgctctttctctttctttgtctttctcctcGTCTGTGTCGTTCATCTCTCCTCCACCAGCTGAGCTCAGTACTCGGATGTTCTTGGAGGAGAACTTGCAGTAGACGACAGTCGCGATGCCTTTAGGGAAAGCAGCATTTTGGGATACGTTATGATGGTACAGTAGAGCTAAATATATCTGAACCTCTGGGTTCTGGTTCTGCGACGATGTATAATTTAAATATCATGAGGGGAAAGAAAACTTGATTTTGGGTTATTACATTCACACCTTTAATATTAAATTGCTTAAAAATAGGGCTGCTTTTGATAGCTTCAGTATGTTTCAAACCAGTTGAGTTTATACCAGTAATTCAAACTAATCATGAAAAGTAGAAACTACTTCCATTCAAGCTTCTAAATGAATTCTGCCAGGCCAGAGTTAAGTCACAAAGACTTATAGAAAAACAAATTGTGGTAACTTGTTGTTTATTTGCAGTAACAGGCTACTGCAGCACTGAACCGTAAACCCTACAGACTGCAGTGGGAACAGGAAGAAGATCTGTCTCCTCATCGTGTGCAGTGCTGAGTGGCTATTAATGCTGAGAACTGATCTAATGTACATCAGAAAATCAGCTTTCATAGATTTAGGGGGGGAAAATGATGTGGCTCGTGGGCACTTTTGAAGACACAACAGATTACTAATAGGTTTTATTTACCTGGTTGTCACATCATTTTCAGCACATAGAATACCATTAAAccagtataaaaataatgtaaaagctGGAAAATATGAGTTGTGGGGTTTTTTAACGAATGGTACAGTGATGTTTTCAAGTAGTCAGCTCACACGTTACTGTTCAGATGTCTACACTATAGTTCTCGAAGCAATTAATACATCAAGTCATTCCAGATGGAAACCTTTGTAGGAGACTTTTATTAGGTTTTGCAAACATTAATTGCCGAGATTATGGCACTTTTTGAAATGTAATCAATGTTTGGGAGTAACTGATTGTGATACCACTACATTGCATCATAGTCCTGCTATTTGAATGTATTTGATAACTcgcagtatgtacagtatgtgccagTCTTGTTTTCTTCTGTGTCCTGCATAGTTAAGTTGAACTCAGATCCACATGCTTTCAATaccatgtttttctttcctgtttttatttttgcaaaattAAGATTTATAATGCAAAAAAGGACATGTCCACTGCCAGCGAGGAAATCAAATAATTTGTGCACTTCTTTGCCCTGTTATAACTTTTCATTTGAGAAGTAATCTTGCCAACGCTTCTGGCGTGTGTTGGTTGAATAAACGCAACACAGGAAGAATGATTGAAATGTAGAGTTTTTTAATCCCGGTCACATATTTAAGATTTTAAGGTTATTTTTACGCTTTGGTATAATTTATCTTATTGGCCAGAGATATGATTTTGGAAAAAGTCTTTGCAAATTATATTAATTTTCCAAGATTGTTGCCACTGTACATAATTTGGTTTATTTTGACTATTTTGTGATATTAAAGAAATTGAAATAGAgttgtctctttttgttttctgcTGTGAAAATAAGATTAGACTGgaatgtgatttgttttttaattattatttttgtatgttttaattCGGCCTATTTTTGTGACTCAAAATTAACATCTAAAGAAGGTTCCTAATTTAATCTCTTTTTTTGGACAGTTTTGTAATAGAGCAGGAATTAAGAGAAAATCTAATTTCCCCCATTTGGACAGATGGTTTCCTCTGAAGTGCGTCATTCAGGATTACAGGAGAATGATGCAGTTTCTCTATTTGACCACTCGATGTCAGTAGGTGCTCACTGTTTATCTGCTGTACTCAGTCTATGGTTGTAAAGCTGTCAACATTAAATTGTAATCAGTTGATTTCGGGCCCATGCAAGGGTTTATTTCATTGGAGAACTTGATCTGCGAGTCTTTCTGGGTTTAAGTGACGAAACaaatgtctctcctcctctgtagAGAGATATTGATTAGCTATATTGGCAAGgagaatgttattatttccCCTTTTGGATCACCCTCCCCAGGTCCCCTGCTGGCCAGATGTGGATGTCAGCTTCAGCCAGTGGTAAAGTCACCCAACCTGAAATATCAAGAtcaaaagagaagaaaaggttAGTCCTCTAAAATGAACCTTTTATGACTGTCAAACCAAAACAACACCCCCATTTATGTTCATGTTGCAGGTGCATGTTGCAGGTACAGCTGTGTACTGCAGCCGATCAGGTCAGCCTCAGTGGGAAATATCATTAAGGTAAGATCACTGTCAGTTACTGTCCTTCTTCTCTTCATGTAAATGCCGTAGCTTCACAGGACCAGTACACTTATAGTTTAAAAGGGAGAACCGTTTATATAACACTCAACTGTATCTGATATATTTGTCTAATCTTTGCTATTCAAACATTTTCCTGTTAATCACCAGAATACATTTGAATTTGAACATATAGACCCTCCACTGATCAGGTTTGGTGCTGAAGAATCTCGAgccaaacatacagtatttatttttatttattcatttatttattcatttatttgacagggacaatacaatacattgttccacttaattaaagtgcaaccgatgcaacgTATATAGGTcttctagccatagctaatttgcagactttgttcctggttaggcttttaagaaaatacatttaaaaacaatacagaaaagcacatcatacatttgcatatgtaTATTCCCAATCAATCATCAGTGATCCCAgatttggtttagtttcagccagtgtttcaccttttcattaaacgttttcaggtcaggttgtatttgtgtttttatttctgttggtAGGGCGTTCCAGAAATGTATTCCTTCTACTGAAAAAGATGAATGACCAAAGGTTGTTTTGCGCTGTGCCACTCTGCAGTTACCATTTGTTGATCCTCTAGTGGCTATTCTATTGGTATTCATTTTTGTGACATATGAACAAAGTACAGCTAGGCTGAGattgttcacacatttaaaaatcaatttgatAAAAGAAAACTCAGCTTTGATAGTATCATGCACTCTGTTCAAAAACCACATGCATTAGAAGTAGAGGAGGTTTCTTGGTGATATTGGTGCAGACATATGACAACCTACAGTTTCACACCCATACTGTCACATGGTGCAACTACAAGAAAAGTCCATTAGTATGAAGTCTGAGCATCTGAAAACCGaggttatatatttatatatacagtgtcTGAAATGGGCCGGTTCTCACCGTTACACTTCTGATTTTTGTCCACATGAGTACCTTTTACTTCTTATTGTGTACCGCCATATATACATTTTCAGTTAtactcaatttatgttgatttgACACACTGTACTTCAAAGTGACATTTGATGTGACTGAATCAGTCTTGCCCATACATCCCGGACTTGCTTTTGGTATTCCCTCTCATTATCCAATTTAATCTGAAGGCCAACAGATATCAAACTTTCAGATGGTTTTATTGTTGCATTtatgcaatattatatttgtgtacattttgatttgtataaatagctacataaaaagttgttttattaACCAAATACATGTATAAACTGTAgaaatgtatgttgtatgtaaTGAGATGCatacaaaaaatactttaaagggATATATTACCAAGATATGcgtgaaatatataaatatatccaagacACATTTGATGATCATGTCATGCAACAAGTGCATGGGGTATGGCACCAGCAGTTGCATGACATGGTCATCACATGTgtcttggatatattt
This region includes:
- the dcp1a gene encoding mRNA-decapping enzyme 1A is translated as METVNAGQMMSLAALQRQDPYINKLLDVTGQVALYNFNSKANEWEKTEIEGTLFVYARSASPRHGFTIMNRLSTENLVEPINKDLEFQLQDPFLLYRNGNLGIYSIWFYDKRDCQRIAQLMVKIVKLEAGHAQRESPERVEPGRTNGVAEPRPIDILELLSKAKEEYQRAQAGETDVSAEPNVKAAINATEHAHSTPKPEKSSRTMVKQITVEELFGSSLPKDPSLPMMPTQNTITAPSDPSTAYLQNQSYPTPAHQNPLFPPHLTPQNPGSSQRHPVPGLLPAPYPLHSTPVFQSVVPRSDPQPRCSVSPLMVLPAGPEPRAAPPGPAAPSAVPTAYLGQEILSSLKAAVPSVNSDIHKPILAPNFLPSTLFPPHSFREPMGKPLLQHSKEMDVFSQPPNLIKPMSAVPMSPGLAVPGPPISVLLSPSAFQQSMSKTTAASSVVPPAPSEPSCSSVGALEPPQAACSKTQLQDTLIHLIKNDPDFLGAIHDAYLRSLSKDFSNMKL